One Natronomonas gomsonensis genomic window, CCCCAACCGACTCACTCGACGCTTCGCGTCTCGTTCGCCCCTCGCGCGTTTCTCGCGCGCCGGATGAAAGATGCTCGGCCGGGAGCGCATGTCGGCCTTTGCCGACCGCGCAATCCGGGGAAGGGCAGGGCTACAGCGGGTCGAACAGCGACATCCTCGGCGGACTGAAAGGGCGAGGCGCGGTGGCGCCGAAGGAGTGTCGCTGCTCGGGCACTACCCGAACGAAGTGAGGGTATCCCGAGCAGCGGCCGCCACCGCGCCGAGGGCTTTCGAGGTAGTGCTATCCTCGTTCCCACGCCCGACTCCCAAAACGAATAATCCTGCAGTCGGGGTCGGTGCGTTTATCGGCCCCGCAACGATACCCGAGAGCATGCAGCGGCTCCACGCTCGGTATCCGTTCCTCGACGCCTCCCGCGAGGCCGTCGAGGCCGCGGAGGTCGACCTCGCAGCCCTCGTCGTCGAGGGAGGGCCAGCCGTCGACCGCGGCCGCGAGCGCGTCCAGCGCGCGCTGTTGGAGGGGACCACCGAAGCCGAAGAGCCGCGAGCCTGGAGCGACCGGGCGGAACTACTCTCCTATCCGGTCGCCCGCGTGCTCGTTTCGCTTCTGGACGTGCCGGGTGCCGTCGAGAAGTACGCCGCCGCCGAGGCCGCGACGGCCCGCGAGCGGTTTGTCGAGGATTTCGAGGCCGATTTGGAGTTGAAGAGCGCCGGTGGCGAGCGGCTCACGCTCGACCGCCTGCTCGCGGACTTCGGGCTGTCGGGACGTATCGAACCCACCGGTGACGGGGAGTTCAGCGTCGCCGTCACGGCGTATCTCGAACTCGCGGCGGCGCTGTCGGGCGAGCGGTGGCGTCTCGTCGGCCGACCGCTCGACTCGGGGCGCGTCCCCGTCTCGCGGCCGGAGTTGTACACCTTGCTTCGGGAGGCCGTCGGCCGGCGCGTCGAGGAGGGGCTTCCGCTGTCGGTGCCCGAGGCCATCGGGGACCCGCTCGATTCGGAGTTGTCGGCGATTCGCCGCAGCGTCGCGGACCTCGACCCGCCGACGGCGTTCGACGCGGTGGTCCCCGGACTGTTCCCGCCGTGTATGCGTGCGCTGTTGACTCGCGCTCGGGAGGGGGAGGCGCTTTCGGACCGCTCGCGGTTCTCGCTCGTCGCTTTCCTCGTGAGTGCGGGACTGGACCGCGATGAGGTCGTCGAGTTGTGCGCGGTCTCGGGGGAGGCCGCCGAGTCGATTCGCCAGCAGGTCGACCGACTCCGCGAGGAAGGCGGCGAGGGGTCGGTCGCGGCGCCGCCGTCGTGTGCGGTCATGGACGACTACGGCGACTGTGCCGACAAAGACGAGTTGTGTGAGTCCATCGAGCACCCGCTGTCGTACTACGAGCAACGGCTGGAGTCGGCCCCCGGAGAACAACTCGCTGACTGGCGCGCTCAGTAGCGCCGGGAGAGGCCGACGCCGATGACGGACATGAAGACGATGAAGAAGGCGATAGCGCCGACCAGGGCGACGCCGCCATCGCCCGAAAGCCCGCCGTCGTTGTACGTGTTGCCGATGTAGAGGATGATGGCGACAAGTGTGGCAACGCCGACGAACGCGACGATGGCTTCGACGACGGCATCACGGTCCATGGTCGGGATTCCGACGGTGTAGGCCAAAAGCGCTTCGAAGGCGAGACGCCCCGAAGGCGAAGCACCAACGGAGTCGTCGACGGCCAAGGGTAGCGAGCGGTGCACCGGGACACTCGAAATCGGGGGTAATCGCGCAGAATTAGGGCGGAAACGGCGTGAACGGTCGTGAAACGTCGAGTGACTCATTAGCCTTCGACGCCTACGTTTCGACTGGAACATGACGCATCCAGAACGCACACCTGCGTCATCGGACTCCTCGCGTCGGCGGCCCTTAGCGCCCGATACGCGCCGGCTGGACGACCGCTCGGCGCGGGCGTGGACGGAGCCGATGGCGGTCAGACCGCTCGGTAGCGGCCGCTACGCCGTCGACAGCAGTTCCGGCGCCACCTACGTCGTCGACCTCCCCCGTGGCGACTGCAGTTGTCCGGATCACGAAATCCGCGGCGAGCGCTGCAAACACCTCCGCCGGGTGGCACTGGAAGTTACAGAGCGACGCGTCCCGCCGCCGGGTAAGCGGCGGGCCGACTGTGAACTCTGTGGCCACGAGTCGTTCGTCCCCGAGTCGGGGCCGGCGGTTTGTGGCGATTGCTGGCTCGAACGCGGCGACATCGCGACGGACCGCGAGACGGGCGATACGGTCGTCGTCTACCGACTGACCGACGAGCGCGCAGACGAGCGCTACATCGACGCCGCTGGGTGTACGGTCGCGAAGTACCCGAAAAACGAGGGGTATCCGCCCGAAGACCCGGTCGTGGAGGTCGTCTATCCGTTTTCGGGCGACGCCGACTCGGCCCTCGACGAGCGGCCGCGTTACGCCTTCCCGTACGCGCGGCTTGCGGTCCACGAAGAGATGCTCATCGAGTGACCTACCGCCACTCGGAGAGGTCCGTTTCCTGCCCGGCGGGAACCGACAGCCACGCGTCGTCGGTCGTGACGTCCGCGATGATGAACGCGGGCTCGCCGTTCCGGTAGTCGTACGACGACTGTACACCGTTCTCTGAACCAGACGCCCGAACGTTCTCCGAACTACTCATTTCAGTTTACGATTATCAATCAAGAACATGAATGTTTCGAAGATAATCCGATAATACTCTGTCGAGATATTCGTTCGGGTGGCTGTGTCGGGTGATACTGTACTCGCGTTCACTCAATTCAGTAAAAACGGGACAAATCGTATTTCTACAACATCTCGGCGGCATCGTCGACCGAGAGGTCCCCGCGTGCCAGGGCTTTCAGTACGTCGCGGTCGGGGGCGTCGTCGGAGTCGACGGCGACCTCATCGAGCGTGACCTTCTCGGTGTCGCCGACGAACTCCGCGAAGTCGGTGCCCTCCGCGATGGCGGTTTCCTTCTTCACTCGGTAGTTGCCGCCGTCGGTCGTATAGAGGTCACCGGGGTGAAAGAAGTACCAGTCCTCGCGGTCGAAGCGGGCGGCGACCCGTGGCTTCGCGCCGAAGTTCCGCGAGAAGTACACGAGCGCCTCGATTTCCTCGCCGGTCAAATAAATCGGGTCGCCGCTCGAGGACTTCGCCTCGATGGCGTAGAACATCTCGCCGTCGCCCGCGAGCACGTCCGGCAGTTCCCGCTCGGTCGCGCTGCCGGAGGCCGGCGCTCGCATCACCGCAAAGCCCGCCCCGTCGAGTTCGTTGACGAGTTCGCGTTCCCGGCGGTCGCCCTTCGCGTTCGAGTTCGGCATCTACCGAGTGTCGGTGTCGAACGGTATTAAATCGGCCGACGTGGTGGCCCTTGAGGGGTCAAACGCCGAAGATTTCGTGGAGGTGGTCGTTCAGGAACAACCCCTCTCGGTCCAACTCCGCACGCACGTCGAGGAACGACTCCCACTCGGGGTACAGCGACGTGAGGTCGGCGGCCGTCTTGGTGTGGTGTTTCCCCCAGTGGGGGCGGCCCTCGAAGCGGTCGAAGACGGATTCGGCGTCGGCGACGAGCGATTCGTAGGGCCGGCGATGGTAGGCGTGGACCGCGATGAACGTCGAATCGCGGCCGGTCGCCGGCGACAGCGGTATCGAATCGCTGGCCACGTCGCGGAACTCGACCGGAAACAGCACGTCGTGAGACTCGACGACATCGCGGAGTTCCCGGAGGACTTCGGCGGCGTCCTCACGGGGAACGCCGTACTCGGTCTCGTTGAACCGCACGTCGCGGGTCGTCGGGTAGATGTCTTTGGCCGGGCCGACCCGCTCGGAGTCGGCGAACGTCCCCGTAGTGATGCGGTTCAGAGATGGTGCGGCCCGTGGTAGCCGTCTTCCGACGCGGTTGATGCCTTCCCACGCGAGGTTCTCGATGCGCTCCTCGATGGCGTCGAGACGGCCGGGTTCGCCCGTCTCGTCGGTCTCTTCGAGCGTCTTCACCAGCGCCGTGTCGGTGTGGGGGAACCACCAGAACTCGAAGTTGCGGAACTCGCGGTAGTCCTCGAGGTTCGCGAGTACGTCCTCGATGTCGACCGGTCGTTTCCGCTCGCGGAGGCGGTAGCCGTCGACCACGTCGAGGGTGACGGTACTGAGGACCCCAAGTGCGCCGAGTGACACCTGTGCGTGGGGGAAGCGGTCGTCGCCGCGTCCGAGGTCGAGGACGCTTCCGTCGGCGGTAATCAACCGTAGTCCGGCGGCCTGCGTCGCCATCACGCCGAAGTCGGTGCCTGTGCCGTGGGTGCCCGTCGACAGCGCGCCGGCTATCGATTGGGCGTCGATGTCGCCCATGTTCTCCAGCATGAGGCCGTACTCCGACAGCGCCTCGGTCAACTGCCACAGCGGCGTCCCCGCGCGGACGGTTACCTGCCGGGCCTCGGGGTCGGCGTCGACGAGGCCAGTGTAGCGCTCAAGTGAGACGAACGTCGCCTCGGATTTCGCGACCGGCGGGAAGGAGTGACCCGCACCGGCGACCCGAAGTGTCTCCCCGGCGTTTTCGACGACAGTTCGGAGTTCACTCTCGGTTTCGGGGTAGTGGACGTGTGTCGGGCGTGCGCTGACGCTTCCCGACCAATTCTCCCAGACGCCATCTGTCAGATGTAACATCGGCCATCACCTCGGTACGTACTCCAGGTGTCGACGACTTCCTCGCCGTCGACGACCGCCAACTCCTCGAAGAACCGGCACAACTCGCCCGCCTTCCCGTGTCGCATCACGATCGGGTCGCCGAGCGCGAGGTCCCCGTCGTAGCGGACCGGCGTCTGGACCTCGCCGGCACCCTCGTTGTCCAGCAGTTCGGCCCCCTCGGGGAGCCACGGGACGGGAGCCTTGTCGGGACCGACCGGGCCGGAGGCGACGTAGCCGCCGCCGCGGCACGTGTAGATGCCGTCGGTCGGTTTGCGGGTCACCTCGACGGCGTAGCCGGCGGCCGGTTCGTAGTCGAGGTGGTCGTACCAATCGAACTGTCGCGGCGCGAAGAAGCCCGACCCGACGGTCACCTCCGTCACGTGTGGGTCCTCGCGGGTGAACTCGACGCTTCCCGTCCCACCACCGTTGACGAAATCGAGACCGTATTCGCCGTCCAGCGACGCGGCGATGGACTGTCGACGCTCGCGGACGACGGGCTTCGAGCGCTCCTTGAGCAGGCGCATCGCGGCGTTTTCGATGGCCCCGTTGGCGGGATTTCGGTCCGGTAGGCCGGCGATTTGGGCCTCATAGCCCATCAGTCCCGTGAGATGGACGCCCGGGGCTTCGGTGACGGTTTCGGCGACGGTGCGGGCATCCTCGACCGTCCGAATCGGTGACCGGCGGACGCCGAAGTACACGCCGAAATGTTCCGTCGAGCAATCGAGGTCGAGACACACCGGTACGTCGGCACCCGCTTTCTGGGCGGCGTTCGCGATTCGTTCGACGTGTTCCGGCGAATCGACCATCAGCGTGATGTCGGCGCCGTCGGCGATGCGTTCGGCGACTGTCCGGAGTTCGGCATCGTCGACAACGGGGTAGGCGACGAGCAAATCGTCGAATCCCGCGTCCGCGAGGTCGACCGCCTCGCGGCCGGTGTAACACATCACGCCTTCGAAGCCGTCCTCGGAGAGGATCCGCTCCAGTGCCGCCCGACACCGCACGGACTTCGAGGCGACGCGAACCGGGAGACCGTCCGCTCGGTCGACCGTCAGCGCGATGTTCGCAGCCAGCGCCGCGCGGTCGACGAAGGCCGTCGGCAGCTCCCGCCCCTCGAAGGCGGCCCGGTAGGCGCCGTACTCGTTCATACGTTCGGATTCGCCTCTCGACACCTGAGGTTTCCGGCGTCGATGTGCGGTCAGTTTAATCGCCCGAGCCTTCAAGTGGGATGCCGGGACCACCGCCCGTATGCCGACGACCACCATCGCCGGAGACTGCAACGTCTACGTCGACGGCCGCCGAGAGACCCGACAGCGCGGTCACGTTCTCGTCGTTGTCAAGCCCGACTAAGATAGAGAACCACTAGTAACCACGGCGCTGACGAACTGTCCTAAAACGACGGCTGAATAGAGCCGAACTTCATCGTCACCGGCTCGTCATTCAACGTCGTACCGTCGCCGACTCGCTTGCCGAGAGCAGTTTTTCGTCGCCGTCCGGTCCGTACAGAACGAGCGTTCCGTCGGCCCGTCTCTCCCCTCGAAACATCGGCGCAGTCGGGATGTCGTAATCCGCCGGACTCCGGTAGTTCGCCGCGATGACCCACGTGCGTGCGAGCATCCGTCCCGCCCCGTCCGGCGTCGAATCGCCACTTCCGGGGTCGTCACTTCGGGCCATACTACTCCGTTGGTGTCTCCGGCCGGTCGTGTATCGGCCCCGATTGGCGGTTGAGGTGCTGTGGCGTCCGGTCGTTCGAGACGGCGAGCAACTCCGAGACGATGCTGAACGCTATCTGATAGGGCGTATCGCCGCCTAAATTCAATCCGATTGGGGTGAAGATGCGCTTACGGTCGGCCTCCGAAACCGTGGTTCCCTCCTCGTCGCACGCCTCGAGTATCTCCTCGAACCGTTCGTCCGGTCCCATCAAACCGATATAGGGGATGGGCGTGTCGAGCAGTTCGGCCAGCGTGAGTCGGTCGTCGACGAAGTTGTGTGTCATCACGACAGCGTAGCTGTCGTCGTCCCACTCCCGGAGGTTCTCCACGTCCCTCGGCGACGCCGAGACGACGCTGTCGGCCCGTTCGAACCGGTCGTCGTCCGCTTGGCCGCCCCGGAACGCGACGACGGTCACCCGGAAGTCGACGCGTTTCGCCAACTCGACCACCGGGCGAACGTCGTGGCCGGAGCCGAAGACGACGAGTTCCGGCGGGGCACGGACGGCGTCGACGAACACCTCGACGGCGCCGTCCGCGTACTCGATACGGAGGGTGTCGCTCGTCCCCTCCGCGAGGAACTGCTCGACGGTGCCGTCAAGTGCCGCCCGAAGCGATTCAGGAAGCGACTCCCCCGTGAACCCCGAATCCGAACGGTACACGCCACGCGTTCCGAGTGGGAGATCCCCATCGAGAACCGTGACGACACCCACGTTCTCGCCGCTCTCGCGGGCCGCCACGACCGGCCGAAAGCTCTCTCCAAGGGGTTCGAGGAGGACCGTGATGACTCCGTTACAGCCGACGCCCATCCCCCAAACGTCGTCGTCGCCGGTGAGGTCCCACGTTTCGATGCGCGGTTCGCCGGCCGCGAGTACGTCCGCGGCGAGCGTTCGAACCTCGTCTTCCAGACAGCCGGCGGTGATACTGCCAGCGCCGCCGCCCTCGGGGTCGAGCAGCATCTTCGCCCCCGGCCGGCGGTAGGCGCTCCCCTCGATGTCGACAACGGTCGCCAACACGGCGTCCTCCCCCGCTTCGAGGGTGTCTCGTATCCGCGCGAACAGTTCGGTCTCCGGAACGCTCCACTCGTTGGATGTCGTGCTCATTGGTAACTCGTCCCCCGTCTGGGGTCGTACTCGTAGCCGATGCGTCCGCCGGGGCCGTGTCGTCGGAGTTGTCGGCCCATCTCTTCGAGGTCGTCGGGACCGCTGAACGCGAACAACCCGTCGACGAACGGGTGCGCCGTGGCCATCCCCGCCGCCGTCGGTTCGTACTCCGGCGACGACGCCAACGGATTGAGCCACAGCACGCTCGCCGCGTTGCGTGACAGCCACGCCATCTCGCGTTCGAGGCGGTCGACATCGCCCATCTCCAAGCCGTCGCTGACGACGAAGACGAACGTCCGTCCGTCGACCGCATCGGGGTCGTCTTCCCGGAGTCCGGCGAGTGACGCGCCGATTCGTGTTCCACCGCCCCACTCCGTTTCGGCTGCCGTGAGCGCCTCGAGCGCCGCGGCCGCGGTCGGTCGGTCGAACGCCGCCGACACTTCGCGGTGTGCCTCGTCGAAGAACACCACGCGGCTGTCGCGCCACTCGACGCGCCCACAGCGGAGGACGCCGAGCAGGAACGAGCGATCGACGGTGTCGAGGACCGACCGGCTCACGTCGACCAGCCACAGCGCTCGATACGCCGTCTCAGGGCGGCTCCGTCGCGGCACCGAGACGACGGTGCCGCCGGTGGCGAAACTCGACCGGAGGGCCTTGCGAGCGTCGGCCCGTTCGTCGCCCTCGGAGCGCCAGCGCCGACCCTTCAGCGTCGCCAGCGCGTCGCCGAAGGCGTCGAACGCCGCCGACAGCGACGGCTCACCGACCGGCGTAGATGCGACGCTCGATGCCGCACCCGCCGGACTGTACCACGCCGCCTCTATCGCCGTCCGCTCTTCATCGTCGTCGCTCGTCGCCGCGACAACGGCTCCGAGCGGCGTCGTCACGTCGGCGGCATCGCCGCCATCGTCGGCATCGCTGTCCGTCTCCGCGTCCCCGTCCCCGCCCGGCGAGTCCTCCGCCGTGTCGTCGGCCAGGGGAGCGAGCGTCCCCTCCGGTGTGTCGTCCCGTCGCGGCGCCGGTTCGCCGTCGATACCCGCCCTGAGCCGCCGCCAGAACTCGGGGAACTGCCGGTCGAAGGTCGCGATGTCGTCGGCGTCGGACACCACGGTCGCACGGAGCGCGGCGCGGGCCTCCGCCTCGTCGTCGAATCCCACCTCGACGAGCGCCCGCGCCGCGGAGGGAGCAGCGTTCGCCGGAACCGAGACTCCCGCCCCGCGCAAGGCCCGAAGGAACCTGACCAGTTCGTCTCTGACGTGGTCCCGCGCCGTGACGAAGTCGGGCACGTTGCTCACGACTCGGCCTCCTCGCCGGCGTTTCCGGCGGCGTCGAGTAGTACTTTGAGGAACTCGTCGTCGACACGCTCGATGTCCTCGACCTCCTTCAGCAGACAGCCGAGCGTCGTCCGGAGTTCCGACGCGGACAACGGTTCCTCGCCGTTTCCGCCGTCGCTTCGAAGCGCCGCGACCGCCCGTGCCCAGTCGATGGTCTCGGCGGCGCCGGGCGGCTTCCGGAGTGGTTCCTCGCGCAGTCGCTGGGTGACGCGACACAGTTCCGCGGCGACCGCACCGTCGAGTTCCGGCACCCGCCGTTCGAGGATTGCCCGCTCTTTTTGGGCCGAGGGCGGGCTGACGTGGAGGTACAGACAGCGTCGCTTCAGCGCATCGCTGAGCGCCCGCGTCCGGTTCGAGGTGACGATCACG contains:
- the priL gene encoding DNA primase regulatory subunit PriL, with the translated sequence MQRLHARYPFLDASREAVEAAEVDLAALVVEGGPAVDRGRERVQRALLEGTTEAEEPRAWSDRAELLSYPVARVLVSLLDVPGAVEKYAAAEAATARERFVEDFEADLELKSAGGERLTLDRLLADFGLSGRIEPTGDGEFSVAVTAYLELAAALSGERWRLVGRPLDSGRVPVSRPELYTLLREAVGRRVEEGLPLSVPEAIGDPLDSELSAIRRSVADLDPPTAFDAVVPGLFPPCMRALLTRAREGEALSDRSRFSLVAFLVSAGLDRDEVVELCAVSGEAAESIRQQVDRLREEGGEGSVAAPPSCAVMDDYGDCADKDELCESIEHPLSYYEQRLESAPGEQLADWRAQ
- a CDS encoding DUF7472 family protein, whose protein sequence is MHRSLPLAVDDSVGASPSGRLAFEALLAYTVGIPTMDRDAVVEAIVAFVGVATLVAIILYIGNTYNDGGLSGDGGVALVGAIAFFIVFMSVIGVGLSRRY
- a CDS encoding SWIM zinc finger family protein; the protein is MTHPERTPASSDSSRRRPLAPDTRRLDDRSARAWTEPMAVRPLGSGRYAVDSSSGATYVVDLPRGDCSCPDHEIRGERCKHLRRVALEVTERRVPPPGKRRADCELCGHESFVPESGPAVCGDCWLERGDIATDRETGDTVVVYRLTDERADERYIDAAGCTVAKYPKNEGYPPEDPVVEVVYPFSGDADSALDERPRYAFPYARLAVHEEMLIE
- a CDS encoding DUF7556 family protein is translated as MSSSENVRASGSENGVQSSYDYRNGEPAFIIADVTTDDAWLSVPAGQETDLSEWR
- the hjc gene encoding Holliday junction resolvase Hjc; the protein is MPNSNAKGDRRERELVNELDGAGFAVMRAPASGSATERELPDVLAGDGEMFYAIEAKSSSGDPIYLTGEEIEALVYFSRNFGAKPRVAARFDREDWYFFHPGDLYTTDGGNYRVKKETAIAEGTDFAEFVGDTEKVTLDEVAVDSDDAPDRDVLKALARGDLSVDDAAEML
- a CDS encoding D-arabinono-1,4-lactone oxidase, with product MLHLTDGVWENWSGSVSARPTHVHYPETESELRTVVENAGETLRVAGAGHSFPPVAKSEATFVSLERYTGLVDADPEARQVTVRAGTPLWQLTEALSEYGLMLENMGDIDAQSIAGALSTGTHGTGTDFGVMATQAAGLRLITADGSVLDLGRGDDRFPHAQVSLGALGVLSTVTLDVVDGYRLRERKRPVDIEDVLANLEDYREFRNFEFWWFPHTDTALVKTLEETDETGEPGRLDAIEERIENLAWEGINRVGRRLPRAAPSLNRITTGTFADSERVGPAKDIYPTTRDVRFNETEYGVPREDAAEVLRELRDVVESHDVLFPVEFRDVASDSIPLSPATGRDSTFIAVHAYHRRPYESLVADAESVFDRFEGRPHWGKHHTKTAADLTSLYPEWESFLDVRAELDREGLFLNDHLHEIFGV
- a CDS encoding alanine racemase; amino-acid sequence: MNEYGAYRAAFEGRELPTAFVDRAALAANIALTVDRADGLPVRVASKSVRCRAALERILSEDGFEGVMCYTGREAVDLADAGFDDLLVAYPVVDDAELRTVAERIADGADITLMVDSPEHVERIANAAQKAGADVPVCLDLDCSTEHFGVYFGVRRSPIRTVEDARTVAETVTEAPGVHLTGLMGYEAQIAGLPDRNPANGAIENAAMRLLKERSKPVVRERRQSIAASLDGEYGLDFVNGGGTGSVEFTREDPHVTEVTVGSGFFAPRQFDWYDHLDYEPAAGYAVEVTRKPTDGIYTCRGGGYVASGPVGPDKAPVPWLPEGAELLDNEGAGEVQTPVRYDGDLALGDPIVMRHGKAGELCRFFEELAVVDGEEVVDTWSTYRGDGRCYI
- a CDS encoding XdhC family protein → MSTTSNEWSVPETELFARIRDTLEAGEDAVLATVVDIEGSAYRRPGAKMLLDPEGGGAGSITAGCLEDEVRTLAADVLAAGEPRIETWDLTGDDDVWGMGVGCNGVITVLLEPLGESFRPVVAARESGENVGVVTVLDGDLPLGTRGVYRSDSGFTGESLPESLRAALDGTVEQFLAEGTSDTLRIEYADGAVEVFVDAVRAPPELVVFGSGHDVRPVVELAKRVDFRVTVVAFRGGQADDDRFERADSVVSASPRDVENLREWDDDSYAVVMTHNFVDDRLTLAELLDTPIPYIGLMGPDERFEEILEACDEEGTTVSEADRKRIFTPIGLNLGGDTPYQIAFSIVSELLAVSNDRTPQHLNRQSGPIHDRPETPTE
- a CDS encoding VWA domain-containing protein; this encodes MSNVPDFVTARDHVRDELVRFLRALRGAGVSVPANAAPSAARALVEVGFDDEAEARAALRATVVSDADDIATFDRQFPEFWRRLRAGIDGEPAPRRDDTPEGTLAPLADDTAEDSPGGDGDAETDSDADDGGDAADVTTPLGAVVAATSDDDEERTAIEAAWYSPAGAASSVASTPVGEPSLSAAFDAFGDALATLKGRRWRSEGDERADARKALRSSFATGGTVVSVPRRSRPETAYRALWLVDVSRSVLDTVDRSFLLGVLRCGRVEWRDSRVVFFDEAHREVSAAFDRPTAAAALEALTAAETEWGGGTRIGASLAGLREDDPDAVDGRTFVFVVSDGLEMGDVDRLEREMAWLSRNAASVLWLNPLASSPEYEPTAAGMATAHPFVDGLFAFSGPDDLEEMGRQLRRHGPGGRIGYEYDPRRGTSYQ